In Trifolium pratense cultivar HEN17-A07 linkage group LG7, ARS_RC_1.1, whole genome shotgun sequence, a genomic segment contains:
- the LOC123893921 gene encoding aspartic proteinase CDR1-like has protein sequence MHAFIFLFLALNSLYTPSFVEATKSFSIELIHHDSPLSPFYNSSLTPSELITNAALRSISRSKRVTLSQNNEINESPESIVIPNGGDYLMKIYIGTPPIERFAVADTGSDLIWVQCSPCKQCFQQDTPYYDPSKSSTFIGLSCDSKPCSLLPQGQHRCENPNKCEYLYVYGDNSYTIGELGTDSINFGQKDVTFPKSIFGCGHNNDVTFKRSRKATGLVGLGAGPLSLVSQLGDSIGHKFSYCLAPNTTSKLKFGDEANINGNGVVSTPLILKSSQPSFYYLNLEGITVGQKTIHTTDGNIIIDSGTTLTFLETSFYNNLVASVKEVIGVEEVQNPPSGYNFCFTSGDQTKFPEFVFHFTGADVTLKPEYLFVAFTNNFFCLSVIPDDQTFIFGNRAQIDFIVEYDLKGKKVSFAPTDCSKN, from the coding sequence ATGCatgcttttatatttttatttttagcccTCAATTCTCTTTATACTCCATCCTTTGTTGAAGCCACTAAAAGCTTCAGCATCGAACTTATTCATCATGATTCACCATTGTCACCCTTTTACAACTCTTCCCTAACTCCATCGGAGTTAATCACAAACGCGGCCTTGCGCTCTATTTCACGATCAAAACGAGTTACCCTTTCTCAAAATAACGAGATTAACGAATCTCCTGAATCAATTGTAATTCCAAATGGTGGTGATTACCTCATGAAAATCTATATAGGCACACCACCTATCGAACGGTTTGCGGTTGCAGACACGGGGAGTGATCTTATTTGGGTACAATGTTCCCCTTGTAAACAATGTTTCCAACAAGACACTCCCTATTATGATCCAAGCAAATCTTCCACATTCATAGGTTTGTCATGTGACTCAAAACCTTGTTCATTACTCCCACAAGGCCAACATAGATGTGAAAATCCAAATAAGTGTGAGTACTTATATGTTTATGGTGATAACTCTTACACCATTGGTGAATTGGGTACCGATTCTATTAACTTTGGTCAAAAAGATGTTACATTTCCTAAATCAATTTTTGGTTGTGGACACAATAATGATGTCACATTCAAAAGAAGTCGTAAAGCCACAGGTCTTGTTGGTCTAGGAGCAGGACCATTGTCACTAGTTTCACAACTAGGTGATTCTATTGGTCACAAATTCTCCTATTGTTTGGCTCCTAACACAACTagtaaattgaaatttggggATGAAGCAAATATAAATGGCAATGGTGTTGTGTCTACTCCCCTCATACTCAAATCTTCTCAGCCTAGTTTTTACTATCTCAATCTCGAAGGCATCACTGTTGGACAAAAGACGATTCATACAACTGATGGAAACATAATCATTGATTCGGGGACAACACTTACATTTCTTGAAACAAGTTTTTACAATAATTTGGTAGCTTCTGTTAAGGAAGTTATTGGTGTTGAGGAAGTACAAAATCCTCCATCCGGATATAACTTTTGTTTCACCTCCGGAGATCAAACGAAATTCCCGGAGTTTGTGTTTCATTTTACGGGAGCTGACGTTACCCTCAAACCTGAGTACTTATTTGTTGCCTTCACCAACAACTTTTTTTGCTTATCGGTCATACCAGACGACCAGACTTTCATCTTTGGAAATAGAGCTCAAATTGATTTTATAGTAGAGTACGATCTCAaaggaaaaaaagtttcttttgcTCCAACTGATTGTtccaaaaattaa
- the LOC123896398 gene encoding uncharacterized protein LOC123896398 yields MLSFVLIFGVALLMGFPFVRRWGLQVDSSEVEMWWTESREHVLWCYGRFTKSGEEFCVANIYAPCDDMAKQRLWETISERLHSLAGKRVCVWGDFNAVKHVDERRSVRGGHRSLDHVPFSRFIEDNTLVDLPLIGRKFTWFKGDGLSMSRLDRFLLSEEWCLVWPNYRQVARLRGLSDHCPLVLSMNEEEWGPHPSRMLKCWRDVPGYHVFVREQWNSLQVDGWGGYVLKEKLKLIKAGLKEWHKVHSQNLPSRIDSLKARLSALDEKGEEEALSEEELVEFRGVSLDIHPLSRLHASISWQQSRSLWLKEGDANSKYFHSVLASRH; encoded by the coding sequence ATGCTTTCCTTTGTTCTAATCTTTGGGGTAGCTCTTCTCATGGGTTTTCCTTTCGTCCGTCGGTGGGGGCTTCAGGTGGATTCTTCTGAGGTGGAGATGTGGTGGACAGAGAGTCGTGAACATGTCTTGTGGTGTTATGGCCGTTTTACTAAGTCCGGAGAGGAGTTTTGTGTGGCGAACATTTATGCCCCTTGTGATGATATGGCTAAACAACGGTTGTGGGAGACTATTTCGGAGCGGCTTCACTCATTAGCGGGGAAGAGAGTGTGTGTGTGGGGGGATTTTAATGCCGTGAAACATGTGGATGAACGACGATCGGTTCGGGGTGGTCATCGTTCCTTGGATCACGTTCCTTTTAGCCGGTTCATAGAAGATAACACCTTGGTTGATCTTCCCTTGATTGGTCGCAAGTTTACTTGGTTTAAAGGGGATGGGTTATCAATGAGCCGCCTTGATAGATTTCTCCTCTCTGAGGAATGGTGTTTGGTCTGGCCAAACTATAGGCAAGTAGCTAGGTTGAGAGGGTTATCTGACCACTGTCCCCTGGTCTTATCTATGAATGAGGAAGAGTGGGGACCTCATCCGTCTAGGATGCTTAAGTGTTGGAGGGATGTGCCTGGCTATCACGTGTTCGTAAGAGAGCAGTGGAATTCGCTCCAGGTTGATGGTTGGGGTGGTTATGTGCTTAAAGAAAAACTTAAGTTGATTAAGGCAGGGCTGAAAGAGTGGCATAAGGTTCACTCTCAAAACCTTCCTAGTCGAATTGACAGTTTGAAAGCTAGGCTTTCGGCCCTTGATGAGAAGGGTGAGGAAGAGGCTCTCTCTGAGGAGGAGTTAGTGGAATTTCGTGGGGTTTCGTTGGATATTCACCCGCTTTCGCGGTTGCATGCAAGCATCAGTTGGCAACAATCTCGTTCGTTGTGGCTTAAGGAGGGAGATGCTAATTCGAAGTATTTTCATTCGGTTTTGGCGAGTCGCCACTGA